Proteins encoded in a region of the Streptomyces sp. PCS3-D2 genome:
- a CDS encoding aspartate aminotransferase family protein — protein sequence MGNPITVTQDLSKTAYDHLWMHFTRMSSYENSPVPTIVRGEGTYIFDDKGKRYLDGLAGLFVVNAGHGRKELAEVAYKQAQELAFFPVWSYAHPMAVELAERLADYAPGDLNKVFFTTGGGEAVETAWKLAKQFYKLQGKPTKYKVISRAVAYHGTPQGALSITGLPALKAPFEPLVPGAHKVPNTNIYRAPIYGDDPEAFGRWCADQIEQQILFEGADTVAAVFLEPVQNAGGCFPPPPGYFQRVREICDEYDVLLVSDETICAFGRLGTMFACDKFGYVPDMITCAKGMTSGYSPIGACIVSDRIAEPFYKGENTFLHGYTFGGHPVSSAVALANLDIFDKEGLNQHVLDNESAFLQTLQKLHDLPIVGDVRGNGYFYGIELVKDKVTKESFTDEETERVLYGFLSKALFENGLYCRADDRGDPVIQLAPPLTADQGTFDEIEGILRSVLTEAWTKL from the coding sequence GGTGAGGGCACCTACATCTTCGACGACAAGGGCAAGCGCTACCTCGACGGTCTCGCCGGCCTGTTCGTGGTCAACGCCGGTCACGGCCGCAAGGAACTGGCCGAGGTCGCCTACAAGCAGGCGCAGGAACTGGCCTTCTTCCCCGTGTGGTCCTACGCCCACCCCATGGCCGTCGAGCTCGCCGAGCGCCTGGCCGACTACGCCCCGGGCGACCTGAACAAGGTCTTCTTCACCACCGGCGGCGGCGAGGCCGTCGAGACCGCCTGGAAGCTCGCCAAGCAGTTCTACAAGCTGCAGGGCAAGCCCACCAAGTACAAGGTCATCTCGCGCGCGGTCGCTTACCACGGCACCCCGCAGGGCGCCCTGTCGATCACGGGTCTGCCGGCCCTCAAGGCTCCGTTCGAGCCGCTGGTGCCCGGCGCGCACAAGGTGCCCAACACCAACATCTACCGCGCCCCGATCTACGGCGACGACCCCGAGGCCTTCGGCCGCTGGTGCGCCGACCAGATCGAGCAGCAGATCCTCTTCGAGGGCGCCGACACCGTCGCCGCCGTCTTCCTGGAGCCGGTGCAGAACGCCGGCGGCTGCTTCCCGCCGCCGCCCGGCTACTTCCAGCGGGTCCGCGAGATCTGCGACGAGTACGACGTGCTCCTCGTCTCCGACGAGACGATCTGCGCCTTCGGCCGCCTCGGCACGATGTTCGCCTGCGACAAGTTCGGCTACGTGCCGGACATGATCACCTGCGCCAAGGGCATGACCTCGGGCTACTCCCCGATCGGCGCCTGCATCGTCTCGGACCGCATCGCCGAGCCGTTCTACAAGGGCGAGAACACCTTCCTGCACGGCTACACCTTCGGCGGACACCCGGTGTCCTCCGCCGTGGCCCTCGCCAACCTCGACATCTTCGACAAGGAAGGCCTCAACCAGCACGTGCTGGACAACGAGAGCGCCTTCCTGCAGACGCTGCAGAAGCTGCACGACCTGCCGATCGTCGGCGACGTCCGCGGCAACGGCTACTTCTACGGCATCGAGCTCGTCAAGGACAAGGTCACGAAGGAGTCCTTCACGGACGAGGAGACCGAGCGCGTGCTCTACGGCTTCCTCTCCAAGGCGCTCTTCGAGAACGGCCTGTACTGCCGGGCCGACGACCGCGGCGACCCGGTCATCCAGCTGGCGCCGCCGCTGACGGCGGACCAGGGCACCTTCGACGAGATCGAGGGCATCCTGCGCTCGGTGCTCACCGAGGCCTGGACCAAGCTCTGA
- a CDS encoding ABC transporter ATP-binding protein, with the protein MVAPPENAPPDNDVLWARSLHYAHDGAPALVGVSLGVRQGEIVALTGPRGSGKTTLLRCLSGQLLPSEGEVWFNSVPVHTLGELSRERLRRDRFGWLGPEPGLLPELKIWENAALPLLLAGASHRSAKHAACAWLDRLDIGALARKRPAALTRAECQRVALARALVHVPSVIYADEPTAPLHRADRALLLRALTTAARSHGITVLLATGDEATAAVADRRLPLVDGHLTVDTSASPLPDTPEGQAACSLSA; encoded by the coding sequence ATGGTGGCCCCACCGGAGAATGCCCCGCCGGACAACGACGTGCTCTGGGCTCGGTCCCTTCACTACGCGCACGACGGTGCGCCCGCTCTCGTCGGTGTCTCCCTCGGAGTCCGCCAGGGCGAGATCGTGGCCCTGACCGGACCCCGCGGCAGCGGCAAGACCACGCTGCTGCGCTGCCTGTCCGGGCAGCTGCTCCCCTCCGAGGGCGAGGTCTGGTTCAACAGCGTCCCCGTGCACACCCTGGGAGAGCTGTCCCGCGAGCGCCTGCGGCGCGACCGCTTCGGCTGGCTCGGTCCCGAACCGGGGCTGTTGCCCGAGCTGAAGATCTGGGAGAACGCCGCCCTGCCGCTGCTGCTCGCCGGGGCCTCCCACCGCAGCGCCAAGCACGCCGCCTGCGCCTGGCTCGACCGGCTCGACATCGGTGCCCTCGCTCGCAAGCGTCCGGCGGCCCTGACCCGGGCCGAGTGCCAGCGGGTCGCCCTGGCCCGGGCCCTGGTCCACGTGCCCTCGGTGATCTACGCGGACGAGCCCACGGCCCCGCTGCACCGGGCCGACCGGGCCCTGCTCCTGCGGGCGCTCACCACCGCGGCCCGCTCCCACGGGATCACCGTGCTGCTGGCCACCGGCGACGAGGCCACGGCGGCCGTCGCGGACCGCCGTCTGCCCCTGGTCGACGGCCACCTCACGGTGGACACCTCCGCGTCCCCGCTCCCCGACACTCCGGAGGGCCAGGCAGCGTGCTCGCTCTCCGCCTAG